In a single window of the Zea mays cultivar B73 chromosome 5, Zm-B73-REFERENCE-NAM-5.0, whole genome shotgun sequence genome:
- the LOC542162 gene encoding phospholipase C encodes MGSYAYKYCMCFTRKFRSPDAQPPPDVRAAHLSFASDAHALRRFVAGVQGESPADVDRILAMLSGGHSHGIARLVTRSPAASTPTLEDFLAFLFSPDLNPPIAHQVHQDMSAPFSHYFVFTGHNSYLTGNQLNSDSSDVPIVKALQGGVRVIELDMWPNPSKDNVDILHGGTLTAPVEMIKCLKSIKEYAFCASNYPLVITLEDHLTPDLQAKVATMLTETFGDLLFVPNPDPMKEFPSPASLMKRIIISTKPPQEYKEFLKAENNRSGSGNIAELPDQGSLRRIDSNADESDGKDELDEQDEEDSDSDDPKFQQDTACEYRKLITIQAGKPKGHLRDALKVDPDKVRRLSLSETQLAKATISHGAEVIRFTQKNILRVYPKGTRVNSSNYDPMNAWTHGAQMVAFNMQGHDKALRLMQGFFRANGGCGYVKKPDFLLRTGPNGEVFDPKASLPVKKTLKVKVYMGDGWRMDFSKTHFDAFSPPDFYTRVGIAGVKADSVMKKTRVIEDQWVPMWDEEFTFLLTVPELALLRVEVQEYDMSEKHDFGGQTVLPVWELKQGIRAVPLHDRKGVRYKSVRLLMRFDFV; translated from the exons ATGGGCAGCTACGCGTACAAGTACTGCATGTGCTTCACGCGCAAGTTCCGATCCCCGGACGCCCAGCCGCCGCCGGACGTCCGCGCCGCCCACCTCTCCTTCGCCTCTGACGCCCATGCCCTCCGCCGCTTCGTCGCCGGCGTCCAGGGCGAGTCCCCCGCCGACGTCGACCGCATCCTCGCCATGCTCTCCGGGGGCCACAGCCATGGAATCGCCCGCCTCGTCACAAGGTCGCCGGCGGCATCCACGCCCACGCTCGAAGACTTCTTGGCCTTCCTCTTCTCCCCCGACCTCAACCCACCCATCGCGCACCAG GTTCACCAGGACATGTCAGCGCCGTTCTCTCACTATTTCGTGTTCACCGGGCATAATTCCTACCTCACTGGGAACCAGCTCAATAGTGACTCCAGTGACGTCCCAATTGTAAAGGCGTTGCAGGGAGGTGTTAGAGTCATTGAACTCGATATGTGGCCCAATCCTTCAAAGGACAATGTCGATATTCTTCATGGAGG GACATTGACTGCCCCAGTGGAAATGATCAAATGTTTGAAGTCCATCAAAGAATACGCCTTCTGTGCCTCAAATTATCCTCTTGTTATTACTCTTGAGGATCACCTCACACCAGATCTCCAAGCTAAAGTTGCTACG ATGCTCACTGAAACATTTGGAGATCTTCTTTTCGTCCCTAATCCAGACCCGATGAAAGAGTTTCCTTCTCCAGCATCTCTAATGAAGAGAATAATCATATCAACCAAACCTCCACAAGAATATAAGGAGTTTCTCAAAGCTGAGAATAATCGCAGTGGCAGCGGAAACATAGCTGAGTTGCCAGACCAAGGAAGCCTGAGAAGAATAGATTCAAATGCCGATGAATCTGATGGAAAG GATGAACTGGATGAGCAAGACGAGGAAGACTCCGACTCCGACGATCCCAAATTTCAGCAGGATACAGCCTGTGAGTATAGGAAACTCATCACCATCCAAGCTGGCAAACCAAAAGGCCATTTGCGGGATGCGCTAAAAGTGGATCCAGATAAAGTCAGGCGGCTTTCTTTGAGCGAGACACAGTTAGCTAAAGCGACAATCTCTCATGGTGCTGAAGTCATAAG GTTCACACAGAAGAATATACTCCGTGTGTATCCAAAGGGCACGAGGGTTAATTCTTCAAACTACGATCCAATGAACGCCTGGACCCATGGTGCGCAGATGGTTGCATTCAACATGCAG GGCCATGATAAAGCGCTCCGGTTGATGCAAGGGTTTTTCAGAGCCAATGGGGGCTGTGGTTATGTTAAAAAGCCTGACTTCTTGCTAAGAACAGGCCCAAATGGGGAAGTATTTGACCCCAAGGCTAGTTTGCCAGTGAAGAAAACCCTCAAG GTGAAAGTATATATGGGAGACGGGTGGCGCATGGACTTCAGTAAAACTCATTTCGATGCCTTTTCGCCTCCAGATTTCTATACTAGG GTAGGGATCGCAGGTGTGAAGGCAGACAGTGTGATGAAGAAGACAAGGGTGATTGAGGACCAGTGGGTGCCGATGTGGGATGAGGAGTTCACGTTCCTTCTGACGGTTCCGGAGCTGGCCCTCCTGAGGGTAGAGGTCCAGGAGTACGACATGTCGGAGAAGCACGACTTCGGGGGGCAGACAGTGTTGCCGGTATGGGAGCTGAAGCAGGGCATCCGTGCTGTGCCCCTGCACGATCGCAAGGGTGTCAGGTACAAGTCCGTCAGGCTCCTCATGCGATTTGATTTTGTGTAG